TGAAAGTTTGCTGTTGAACCTGTGTTAGGTCATCATCTGGTAACAAAATCAAATGTGTTTTGTCACTTTGTTGACAGTTGGGTGCTGCTTTGCTGTCTGAGTGACCTCCCCTAAAGATTTGTCAGCCGATTCTTGTGATCACTATCTGCTTTTTCTCATAAATCTTGTTGATTTTTGTCTTCCAATCTGTGTTCAGTGCAGGTATCACTGGTGGAGAATATTTCCACCAGTCAGAGAGCCATACAGCACTGAAACgtaccctttagtccaaccagtccatgccaagcatTATCCCAAACTTCCTTGAGGCCTATATTATGAATCAGACCaaactcaaaatatattaagaagatagtctaaagcctaagtttttcttattttaaaggcaagggCTAGGCATTGCATTCtggatgtaatttgattggttaaaTGAGCAATCTTGAAACaaagcacactttattcatactctctagttaaaacacaacaaaagGAAAAAGTAAAGAATTGGCTTCGCTGCAGCTCTACCAAAAGGCTGAACAAAATAACAGATGTAGTAACTtctactaattaactgttgcaatatagtaacatccGACTGATACACCTTTAGCAAAGGTAAATTCAGGAAAATAAattatctcacatgcaattctccggTCTATGAGGAAAAACATgaagagaaaactcagagagagtagcagggagagatgtactgcaacTTCAAAAACCAGCAACTGCTATTACTGAAGAACTGAAACtgaaatcctggttctgtgggagcttacCCTTTGTCTTCAGGccgcttctattgttccaacttttaaagaaaaacacatgGCCTCACAAACTGCTTACTTTCAATAGATAGCTAGGCGcttctgtcttaaaacctctcttcaaataaaaaaaatcccaggacaaaatacacctcttacaGCCATAGTATTGACAAACCTGCCTTCAGTTTCATGATGGTTAAGTGTTTTAAATGATTGTCAATTGTTTTGATCTCACCTAATTTTAATTGCAGCCGTTCCCCTGGCAGTCACTTCCCACTCTGGCCCTCCTTGGCCGCCCAGTGGTGGCAAGCAGTAGGAGGAAACTGTGTGAAGCCATGGATTCCACAGGAAGGGGCTAGTGGAGAGTGGGACAAAACAGCGTGGGTAATACAGCTGTTTCTAAACTGCAAACAGGTCAAACAAAGCCACCTTAAATGAAAGCTTTCCACAGAACAGTGATTGCACTGAAATAGTCCAATGGTTTGGGTCAGCAACCTGGGACATCCTGAGGATCTGAGATAGCCAGTGATAAATTGCTGCGAGTTTTTCATGGATTTGAGGGTAGGAAAACTCCTTGGAACTCATAGTATTTTCGTGGCCCTGGATTTAGCTGCTAACCTGTCAACATGTATATCTGCTGTGGGTGCAAAATCAGGGCTAATTTGATACAATGTTGCTTCCTTTGCCAGTTACAAATTGATTGCCTTGTGAATGGTTCCCCGTTTCAATCAGCACCATTCCAGATGATGTGCTTGTGAACATTGGGGAAAATAGATACGAAGGAAAGTCAGGAGAACACTCAATGATTATATGATGGATCGATAGGGAGCGAGCTGCATCAAAGTCATGTTAAAGTAGAGAGGAAGACAAATTCGAAAAATACTGGTATCTTAATTAGTGTCAAAGTGTGCCTCCACAGCATGGTGCTCGCAATTTCAGGAATGCAGCGCTGTCATTAATTCATGACCACATTTTGTATCATTCTCCAATAAACAAGCAACAGTAGTATGTTTACATAGAACTTACAAGGCGTCTTTAGAATGATGACTGCCAAAGGAGGTGCTCTATATATGTTTAGTCTATAATTTTACAATGAGCAATGTACTTTGTTCTATACTAGCATCTAAAGCGTAGGGAACTCCTTTCATATGTCTGTGGTTCCTGCATTGAGTAATCAGTATATTGGTTTCATTTCTAGATTAAGAAGCAGCAACAGGAGGTATTGGACTACCTACAGGCAAACAAAATTGAGTTTGAAAGATGTGACATTGCAATCAGTGACGAAAGCAAAATGTTTATGAGGGAGAATGTTCCAGAGAACTGCCGACCTATAGGTGGAAACCCACTTCCACCTCAGATCTTCAATAATGACCATTATTGTGGGGTAAGGCAAGCTTTCGCAAACAGAATATCACTCCATTGCTAATGTGAGCTTTTCCTTGAAAATGAAATAAAGTAAGTCAGTCAAGTAAAAGTTTGAAGCTTTTAGTAAACTTAGAAGTGAATGTCGATGATATCAATGGATGAATGGCATGATGTCACATCGCGGTATGTTGGTGGTCTGCCTTGTTAGAATTCCAATAAGCATCTTGCACTGCTTTaaaactgttcttctctctttccctcactggTGGCCAATTAATCCGCCGCCTCACTCCATCATCCAGAACTTACACGCCATTCTTTCTAATTTACTACCAGCTTGTATACTCACATCAACCTCCACTTGGTTGTATCACATAACTGCTTTGTTTTCCGCTCTCCAATGCCCACTGTTTAACTAAAGTCCTTTGAGATATTGTCCTGTGTGTGTGAACAGTGTTTTTGATCGGCAGCTTGCTGTAGGTTTTTCTATTTGACCGCTCTTCGAGCGGCATCACAAGCCTTCTTGCATCCAGGTTAAAATGACTGTAGAGGAACATATGAACACACTCCGCTCTCATCCACTAATAGTGCAAAGACTAAACTCTAATTGATGACATCCCTTTTCAATGTCAACTTTGAGTTATACTGTCACCTTATTTGTTAAAATTGCTCAAATGACATCAAATTGTAAAAGCGTATTACATTTAGTTCTTTTAGCATCACATTTACACCAGAAATTAATGCTTTGGAATTAACGCATTCCTAATTAGCAAAGGTCTTCTGCATTGCTGAAATAAAACCAACTTTATTGTAAATGATGGTTTGGTGTGAGTGAGCATTGATCAATGGCTGGAAATTTTAATCTTGGCAGACTGTTAATTAGTATGCAAGGTTATTTGATGAAGAATGTTTTATTACGCTCCTTTCCCCTACCCTCTGACATTTTATGACTGAAATAGCCTTGAAGGCTGAATTAAACAGCTGTTGAAATAAAAACGAAACTAATTAGTCACTGGAAGCATTGGGAAATGTAATAAAATGAATATTAGTTAAAGCAGCTGAGTGGATCCAAAGTGAATAAACTTCTGGAATTTTCACCATGAAATGAGGGCTGATGTCTTTAAAATAAACCTTTGCCTAATGTTGTGTTTTTGAAATGTAGCCACTGATTTTCAACTTTGAAGGTTACAGAGAATGTGTTAGAATTTGTTCGTGCAGGCAGTACCTGTTTTATTAAAGGGGAGTTCAGTTGCATAGCCGGGTTTAATGTGGTTTGAAACTAATTCTGAGACTTTATGTGGATTTTGCTTTTTTCGGAGACAGGATGTTTGAAAAATCTGTGCGAGACTGTCTGACAGTATTAATAGGTTTCCCTGAAAGCATCAACAAATTCAGTCTTAAATTCCAAATGGTGAATGATAGACCCGAATCCAA
The Stegostoma tigrinum isolate sSteTig4 chromosome 15, sSteTig4.hap1, whole genome shotgun sequence genome window above contains:
- the LOC125458913 gene encoding adapter SH3BGRL; the protein is MVIKVFIASSSGSKAIKKQQQEVLDYLQANKIEFERCDIAISDESKMFMRENVPENCRPIGGNPLPPQIFNNDHYCGNFEAFFDARENNAVYAFLGLTAPPGSKEAEALAKQES